Within the Natranaeroarchaeum sulfidigenes genome, the region CGGCAGCCACGGGCTCGGTCGAGGGCTGCCACATGGCTACCTGACCTACATTCTCTCGCGGCTCCCCCAGCTGAACGAGCTGTCGATCTCCCTGCTCAGGCGGAACCGCCGGATCGCGAAGCTCGCACTCGAGGGGATCGTCCACGACGTCGACTCACTCTCTCGGTCGGTCGTCGACGAGTTCTATCGACTGTTACAGCGTCCTGACGCTGGGATGGCGTTTCGCCGCTGGCGAGCGAACGAAATCAGCCGTTCAGGGTATCTAACCGACTTCTCGGACCGCCTCGGCGACCTCGGCGTCCCGACGCTGCTCGTCCACGGTGCCGAAGACCCGATCTTTCCGGTCGAGTGGTCGCGACGAGCGGCTGACCGAATCCCGGACGCAACACTTGCTGTCCGACCGGACTGTGGGCACTGGCCCCAGCGCGAGCAGACCGAGGTGTTCAACCAACGGGTGCTCTCCTTCCTCGACGGCGAAAGGTAAGTCCGTGCAAGCGTCCCGAACGGATTTTATCACGTCCAGCCGTAGTCACCGCCGTGCTGACAAAGGACCTGCTCCGCGTCTCACGTGCTGGCGGGGGATATCATCCGCAGTTCGCCGGACGCGAGCATCGCCCGCTGGCGGCGAAAGCGATCGGAACCTATCAGGGCCACGTCGATCATACTGCGGGCGACCTCGACGACGCGCTGACCGAACTCGAACGTGAGGCCGAGGATTTCAAACTCGTTCGGGGATTCGCCAAACTGCTGGAGAACGATGCGGCGTTTGAGACGCGCGCACCGGTCGATCCTGAGCGAGCGCGCAGGTCCGCGTTCGAAGCCGCTGAATCAGTGGGCGTTGTCACGACCGAGGAGCGCAAAGAGGCCCTTGGACGGGCAGCGTCCGGACTTGCGGTCTCGCCCGACGAAATCGAGACCTCGCTCTTTGCCGACCTCGACGATCGACAGGTACTCACGTCGTTCGACGCTCGCTGGAGTCCGGAGGAGCTGATCGCACAGTACAACCTCTCGCTGGCCCAGACCGCGCTGTTCGACGCGACGGAGATACGGGTGCAGTCCTCCGATCCGAAGGGGCTGGTCTCGGCAGTGAAGCGGCTCGGACTGCTCTACGAGGTGGAGAAAACGCCGGACGGCCGCGAACTGGTCGTCACCGGCCCGACAGGACTGTTCCGCGCGACGCGGCGGTACGGAACGCAGTTCGCGCGCCTGCTCCGGAGCGTTGCCCAAACCGATGACTGGACACTCTCCGCGCGGATCGACGACCGCGGCACCGAACGGGACCTGCATCTCTCCGACGACGACCCGGTACGCGTGCCGGGCGTCGAACCGCTGGTCGAGGACCGCTACGACAGCGGCGTCGAAGCCGACTTCGCCGCCCGATTCGAGGCGCTCGATCTCGACTGGGAACTCGTCCGCGAGCCCGAACCCCTTGCGGCCGGAGCGAGCGTGATGATTCCCGATTTCGCGTTCGACTACCGCTTTGCCGACTTTCGCGTCTTTTTCGAGATCATGGGCTTCTGGACGCCCGAGTACGTCGAGACGAAGCTCTCGAAACTCGATACCGTCGAGGACGTCGAACTGCTGGTCGCCGTCGACGAGAGCCTCGGTGCTGGCGAGGCAATCGAGGCCCGGGATCATGGGGCGATCCCGTACTCCGGCTCCGTGCGGATCAAGGACGTACGCGACGCCCTGCGCCGGTACGAGGCCGATCTGGAATCAGCCAGCGCAGCCGACCTCCCGGCGGAACTCGCGCCCGAAGCGGACGTCCTGACGCTGGCCGACCTCGCCGAACGCCACGGCGTGAGCGAAAGCGCGATCGAGGACAGGGACTTTCCCGACCACGAGCTGATCGGTCGGACGCTGGTGCGGCCGGACGTGCTCGACGCGCTTGCCGAAGCGATCGAAGACGGGATGGACTATGCCGATGCCGAAGCGCGGATCAGCGAGGCCGGGATCGACGATGCCAGCACCGTCCTCTCGCGTCTGGGCTATCGGGTGGCATGGGACGGGCTGAGCGGCGGGACGGTGCAAAAACAGTAGAACGCCACCCTAGCAAAAATACAGACTTCGAGATCCATTGCTATAGTTTCTATAGTATATTACTACAGGTTTCGAAGTGTGATACTACAATATTCGAAGTGATGTCGGGCGGCTCGGCGGAACCGTTAACTGCCGAGCGACTGAGAACCTCCGTATGACACTGCTGGTTCCGTTCGACGGCTCCGACCTCTCGACCGCCGCCTTGGAGCGCGCCAGGGAGTTCGGGGACTTCACTGGGGAGGAGGTTGTTGCCCTTGCGGTCGTGCCGCCGGACACCGAGTTTGCACGCGACCGTGGCTGGCTGGCTCCCGACGAGGCGTTCGACGCCAAGATGATCTGTACGCGACTCCGCCATCAGCAAGAGGACGTGGCTCCCGAGGCGACGTTCCGTTGCGAGGAAACCGAAGAGACCGACTACCGAGCGACGATCACGACCGACATCACGCGGACGATCCGACAGGTCGCCGCCGAGCTACAGGCGTCGATCATCTTCATCGGCAGTGAGAACGCGGGCCGCGTCTCGACGCCGCTGACCAGCGTGGGGAATCCGCTCTCGGAGGATCCACGATACGATATTCACATCGTCAGACACGCCGACTCAAATCAGTAACTGCACGTCGGCGTCGGCCATGTGGTTGAGCGCGGTTGCGGCTCCGACACCTGTCGTCACGCCGTCGAAAAAGTCGTCCTCGTCGTAGTCCATCAGCTCGATCGTCATCTGGCAGGCCTGCAGGTCGACGCCCTGGTCAAGGGAGAGATCGATCAGCTCGCCGATCGTCGCGGTGCCGTTCTCGTCGATCTTGTTTCGCATCATGCGAGTCGCCATCGCGTCCATTCCGGGCAGGGCCGCGACCGCGTTGGGCATCGGCATGCTCGGGTTGCCGACGGCGCTCAGTTTGAGGTTCTCGGATTTCTCTTCGTGAAGGATGTCTAGTCCCCAGAACGTGTGGAAGACGACGACGTCCCAGCCGAAGGCGGCAGCCGTGCTCGCCAGGATCAGCGGCGGGTATGCCATGTCGAGGGTCCCCTTCGTGGCGATAATCGTCATCCGCTTCTGGTCGTCGCCGTCGTCGAGCTCCGCGAGCGATTGCTCTAGCTCGTCGACGCGCTCGCGGAGAGCCGCCACCTCGGCGGGGTCAGGTGATGCGTCCTCGTCCGTGGACATGGAGCTGTCGGTGCTCATGCCGTCTTCTGGACGTAGTGTCTGTAGACGTCGTCGCCCTCGACCTGCTCGAGGAGTTCGACGCCCGACGTTCCCTCGGCCCAGCCCTCGATGTCACTCATACTGCCCGAGTCCGTGGCGACCACTTCGAGGATATCGCCCTCGGCTAGCTCGTCTGCAGCCTGTTTGGTCTTGACGACGGGCATCGGGCAGGACTGTCCTTTTACATCCAGGGTTTCGGTAATATCGTATTGCGAACTCATTGTTAATCTGCTCTATATTGGAGCTAATACACAATATTAGGTAAAGGGACATAAACCCACCGATTATTGTAGTGGTATTGAAAAGCCGCCATACAAAGCCACACCAAATATTGCTTCTCTTCCAGTCTATCACTGCCCCGGCCGCATCTGGAAATATTGAGCGGTTAGTATATTGCATGATAATCGCAAAACCATGCAAACTCTTATGAGGGATCACCCAATATTCTACGGTGTACAACATGGACGACATGGACTTTCCAACCCCTGACGTCGACGTCGAATCGATCGACCCGAACGAGCTAAAAGCACAGGTCGATGCGGGCGAGCCGGTTACGCTACTTGACGCGCGTATGGAGGGCGACTACGAGGAATGGAAGATCGACGGCGAGAACGTCGACTCGATCAACGTCCCCTACTTCCACTTTCTCGACGATGAGATTCCCGAAGACGTGCTCGATCAGATTCCCAAGGACCGCGAACTGACGGTCCTGTGTGCCAAAGGCGGCGCAAGCGAATACGTGGCTGGCTCGCTGAAAGAGCTCGGGTACGACGTTGACCACCTCGAAGAGGGCATGAACGGCTGGGCCCGCGTCTACGAGGCCCTCGAAGTGACCGGGTACGACGGTGCAGGGACGCTGCTGCAGTACCAGCGCCCCTCTAGCGGCTGTCTGGGCTATTTCGTCTACGATGACGGGGAGGCAGCCGTCATCGATCCTCTTCGTGAATTTACCGACCGGTATCTGGACGATGCCGAAGAACTCGGCGTCGAACTACAGTATGCAATCGATACGCACGTCCACGCGGACCACATTTCCGGGGTTCGAAACCTCGCTGACGAGGGCGTCGAGGGCGTCATCCCAGAACCGGCTGTCGACCGTGGGATCACCTATGCCGAGGACATGACCCTCGCCGCGGACGGCGACGAGTTCGCAGTCGGCGACGTCACCATCGAGACAGTCTATACGCCCGGCCACACGTCCGGGATGACCTCGTATCTAATCGACGACTCGCTGCTCGCGACCGGCGACGGTCTCTTCATCGAGAGCGTCGCACGACCGGACCTCGAAGAGGGCGACGAGGGGGCACCCGAAGCCGCAAGCCAGCTCTACGAGTCGCTTCAGGAACGCGTCCTTTCCCTGCCCGACGAGACGCTCATCGGTGGGGCGCACTTCAGCGACGCCGCGGAGCCCGCAGCGGACGGCACCTACACCGCGCCGATCGGTCAACTCGTCGACGAGATGGCTGCACTGCGGATGGACGAAGAGGAGTTCGTCGACGTGATCCTCTCCGATATGCCCCCGCGTCCGGCCAACTACGAGGATATCATCGCGACCAACCTCGGCCAGCGGGAGGCAGACGACGAGGAGGCCTTCGAGCTCGAACTCGGCCCGAACAACTGCGCCGCGAGTCAGGACTCACTTGCGGATGACTGATCGGGTATGATTCCCGAACTCGTCGTCCCGGCGCTTCTCGAAGCGCCCTTTCCCGAGGGGATCAGCCGGTACGCCGTCGGTGGGCTGTTCGTCGGTCTGGGAGCACTCGTGATCTATCTCGGAACGGGCATCAGCGCCGGTGCAAGCACGTTCCTCGAATCGACGCTCTCGTACGTCTCCGACCGGCAACGGTTCCAGCAGTACCGGAGTTCGCGGGACTGGCGGATCGTTTTCACCCTCGGAATCATTTCGGGGGCAGCGGTCTACGCGCTCACGTTCCAGTCCGGGCTCGTCACGAGCTCACTGTACACGCCGGGAACAACCGGGACCCTCCGTGAGATCGGCGGTGTGACGATCTGGCTCACCGACGTCCAGCCGTGGCGGCTGTTCCTCGGCGGCGTCCTCGTCGGAATCGGGACCCGGATCGGCAAAGGCTGTACCTCCGGCCACGGCGTCTGTGGCGTCGGCTCTGCCTCGAAGACATCGCTCGTCGGCGTCCTGACGTTCATGCTCGTAGCAATTGGGACCGCACAACTGGTGATGGCGCTGGGGGTGAACCCGTAAATGAGTGGTACTCGCCACCCGCTGTTCATGCCGCTGATCTACCTCGGCGGCCTCATCTTCGGCTTCGGCCTCGGCTTTAGCCATATGGCACAGCCGGAAGTGGTGCTGAACTTCCTCCAGTTCGAGGACTTCGGGCTGGTCTTCGTGATGTTCGGGGCTGCGATCGTCACGGGACTCGGATTCGTGATCGTCCCACGAGTACTCGACAGCGCACCGCTGACCGGTGATTCCTACGGTCGTCGGCTGAAGTCGTTCGACCGGAACGTCCTGATCGGCGGCTCGATCTTCGGCGTCGGCTGGGGGCTTTCGGGGATCTGTCCCGGCGCGGCCTACGCCAGCCTCGGCGTCGGCAACGTGACGATCCTCTGGGCAGTTGCCGGGATGTTCGCTGGTGCGTACCTCCAGGGAGTCTGGCGCAGTCAGCGCGCCGATTCGGACGCGACGGTGGCCGGTGCGGACTGATCGAATACAGGAGAACGAATTCCGAAACTGCTGCGGTCAGACTGCTTCGACGGCGAGATCCAGCGACGTCTCGTTTTCGACGTTGTCGGTCACTGGACAGCGATCTTTGACCGCCGCGAGCCACTCTTCAAGCGTCGCCTCGTCGGCGTCAGCATCGATGGAGATGGTGACGTCGAGTTCCTGCAGGCCGGGGCGGGCGTCCGATTCTTCGCCACGATAGCGGGAGTAGTCGACACCACCGCTGATCCCGACGGTCATTTCCTCGATGTCGATGTCCATGTCGCGAGCTACCATCGTTCCGGTCGAGTTCAGGCAGCCGAGGATCGCGCCGAGAAAGTACTCGACGGGATTGACGTCCTTGCCGACAACGAACTCCGCATTGCCGGTGTCGATTTCCATGCGCTTCGGGCTAATTCGCGTGCCAGTCATTTCGTACGTCGAGAGGTCGTCGGACATAGCTAGACGTTCGTTCGACCTCGGCTTAAGTCTTGCTGGACTTGTGCAATAAAGGCAATATAGGACTATACCAGCGTGATCCCTCCGTCGACCACCAGTGATTCACCGGTGACGAAGGCCGCTGGCTCGGACGCCAGATATACGATCGCTGCTGCCAGTTCATCGGGATCACCCTGTCGGCCGACCGGCGTCATGTTCACCGCTCCCTGAATCTCTTCGTCAGTCGAGACCTCCTCGGCTGCGCCGGTATCGATCATCCCCGGGACGATGGCGTTCATCGTGATCCCATCGGGTCCGAGATCGATCGCGGCGCTTCGGGTGAAGCCGACGACGCCGCCCTTGCTGGCGGCGTAGTGAGAGAGCTCCCCCGACCAGCCGATCTTGCCTCCGGAGGCCGAGGATATGTTGACGATGCGGCCGTACTCCTGATCGCGCATCACCGGCAGGACTGCCTTCGTGCAGTTGAACGTCCCTGTGAGGTTGATATCGATCACCCGCTGCCAGTCTTCGGGAGTCATCTCGTCGACCCCGGCCGTCGGGAAGATCCCGGCGTTGTTGACGAGCACGTCGACCCGGCCAAACTCATCGACGGTGTCCTTGACGACGGACTGGGCCTGCTCGTAGTCGGTGACATCGAGTTCCCGCACGAGCGCCGACCCACCTGCGTCCTCGACCGCCTCACCGACCGCCTCGCGCTCCTCGACGACGTCCGTCACCACGACGTTGGCTCCCTGCTCCCCGAACAGCGTTGCAGTCGCTGCGCCGATTCCCTGCCCGCCACCCGTTACCATGACTACCCGGTTTTCGAAGTCGAACATAGCGTGAGACGCTACCACGAATCGAGTAATAATCGGACGGGGGTGCCGGCAGTGGTGGGAGTCCGATACTGGAGCGGCCCCTCCGATCAGGCAGTTCGTTCCGGCGGCACGAGCATCACGTTCCCATCGGCGCGGGCGACCACATCCTCGGAGACGTTCCCGAGCAGCAAGCGGCGCAGGCGGCTGTGACCCCGTGACCCAAGCAGGATCGTCGTCGGGCGGAACTCCGCCTCGGCGGCGAGGATCTCGTCGGCCGGGTCCCCCTGTCTGACGTCCGTCTCTGTCTCGATCCCCCAGTCCTCGAGGCGGGCGGCGAGCGCGTCGAGTTCCACTTCCGGATCCTCGCCCTCACCGAGACCCGGATCTTTCGGCGTCCCGACGTGGACCAGTGTCGCCTCCTGGGTCGCGTGGCGCAGGTAGGAAAACGACTCGAAGGCACGCTCGGCGTTCGCCGAGAAGTCCGTGGCAAACAGCATGCGCTGGAAGAGATGCTCACGAATTACCTCGGGATCGTCGGCAGCACGTTCGATCCGGTTGACCACCAGTGGAACGACTGTCGTCCGAGCGAGGTTCCGGGCCGTCGACCCGATCACCCGGTTCTCAAGTGGGCTCTTCCCCCGGGATCCGATGATAGTCAGTCCTGCCCCGACAGTTTCGGCGACACCGTTGATTCGCCGGTGTGGCGTCCCCCGCACGACGTGGGTCTCGACGTCCAGTCCGGCCGATTCGATCACGTCGCGATACCGATTCAGGCCCTGTTTCCGTCGCTTCTCGAAGTCGATGCCGGGCATCCCGGCGTGGACGTTCGCGGGAATGACGGTAACGAGGTGAATTTCCTCGACGCCGATCCGGCCGAGACAGTTCAGGCAGGTTTCGCTCTCTATTGTCGCCTCGCTCGCCGCAGAGAGGTCCGTCGCAAGTACCGCTTTCATATCAAGTGGTACGTCGGGATCGTATAATATTGTTTGGTTTATCCATTATCGTCATCTCAACTTCGTACAGAGGGATCGAAACCTTTGTGCAGTGGTATCGTCACACTGGTGGTTCCGCCGCGTCCGTTGGATAGGTGCGAGTGAGAAGTGGGCTGATTCCGGTCTGTTCGTCCCGCTATATTTAGATAAGTTATGGAAATATGTGCGTTGGTTAGGTGTTAGGTAGGCTGTTGTAATATTGTATAGCCGTCCCACAAGCGTTATACACTCACTCCGAGTAGAGGGTATTGAACACAATGGCCCAAACACGCGGAACACAGAGGTGGATGCAATGATCGAAGTACTCGCACTCCCGGGATACGTGCAGGCGGCAATCCTCGTGAGCGTCGTGTTGGTCGAGGCCGTCGTCTTTTACGTCGGTTACGGGGTACTAGAGGAGAACCTCGCTCCAACCGTAATCGAACACATCCAGCAAGCCTGAACCATGGAGGTGCTCGGACTGGGAATCGAGTTACTGGTGCTGTTCGTCGGCTTCGGCTTCATGGTCGGGGTTTTCTTCGGCTTCTTCGGAATGGGCGGCTCGTTCCTCGTCACGCCGGCGTTGTTGATTCTGGGCTATCCCGCTCCCGTCGCGATCGGGTCCTCGATGGCGTTCGTCTTCGGGACCGCCGTCATCGCAACGATGAAACACCACGACGTTGGGTCGGTCGACTACAAACTCGGCGCGCTGATGTTCGTCGGTATCGCAGTCGGCATCGAGATCGGCAAGTACGGGGTGCTGGCACTCGATGCGCTCGGACAGGCCGAGCTGGTCGTCGGCACCGTCTATGTCCTGCTGCTCGCCGCAATCGGCGGGCTGTTCGTTCGCAGTGCACTGCGTCAGGACGCCGCCGATGACGGCACTGACGCCGATCCCGACGAGATCCCCGAGATCGCCAAGAAGATCAAGTCGTACAACGTCCCGCCGATGGTGACGCTCACCGACGGAAGCAAGGCCTCTATGTGGACGATTTCGGGCGTCGGTGGTGGCGTCGGCGTGGTCTCCGGGTTTCTCGGTGTCGGTGGCGGGTTCATTCGGATGCCTGCCATCTACTACCTGATCGGTGTCCCACTGGCCGCCGCCGTGGGGACGAGCCTCTTCGGTGCGCTGATGTCCGGGGCGGTCGGGTCATTTTCGTACGGACTCGACGGCGTCGTCGACCTCGGCGTCGTCACCGCGTTACTCGCCGGCAGCGCACTCGGTGCACGGATCGGTTCCGCGGCCACGGCCTACGTCAACGAAGCTGACGTGACTATCTACTTCGGCATCATGCTGTTGCTGGCAAGTCTCGCCGTGGCGTTCGGCGAGCTCGCAAACTGGCTCGCGATGCCGATCCTCGATACCGTCAGTTTTGTCCTGCTCGTCGGCTCGTCGGCGTTCGTCACGGTCGTGATATTCTACTACGGTGCACGGACGATCCGTACGGGTTCTCATCCGGCCGCAACATCGCCCGAGGGGAACGATTGAAGCCGCTGGCCTCCTCACACACAGCCGATATGTATGCTGACGGGCTTCCTGGGTGCCACACGGGCCGGTTCCGATCAGCCGGAGGTCCGAAATGAGCAACCTCCTCGGTGTCGTTGCCGTCGTTTTGGCCCTTGGAGTCGGCTCTCGTGTCCTTGCTGATAGACTCCGTCTTCCCAGCGTCCTCTTTCTGATCCTCGCGGGCGTCCTCATCGGGCCGGAGTTCCTGGGGATCGTCTCCCGGGAGACGTTCGGCGGTGGGCTCACCACGATGGTCGGCGTCAGTGTCGCAATTATCCTCTTCGAGGGGGGCTACCATCTCAATCTCCAGAAGCTCCGGGAAGCGCCCGGCGCGCTGACCCGCCTCGTGACCATCGGAGCGCTGATCACCTGGATCGGCACCGCGGCAGCAGTGATCGTCTTTCTTGACACCACCATCGAGGTGGGGCTGCTCGTCGGTGCGCTACTGATCGCGACTGGCCCGACCGTGATCGGCCCGATCCTCAACGTCGTGACGGTCCGGGACCACGTCGCCGCCGTCCTCGAAGGTGAAGGTGTCATCAACGACGTCACCGCTGCGATCCTCGTCGTCGTCGTGTTCAACGTGCTCGTCGACGGCGACGGCGGGGCGCTCTCGTTCCTGGCCGAGTTCTCGCTCCGGCTGGCGCTGGGACTTGGCGTCGGCGCGGCCATCGGCGCAGGCATCTGGCTCCTTCTCACCCGGAGCGACATCGCGCCCGGCGATGCAGCGTTGCACTCTCGGCTGATCGTCCTCGCCGGGATCGTTCTCGCGTACGGCGGAGCCGAAACCATCGCTAGCGAGACCGGGATCGCCGCCGCGGCAATGGCTGGCTTCGTGCTCGGCAACGTCGACCTGCCCCACCATGAGGAAGTGATCGATTTCCTCGATGACCTCTCGGTCGTCGTCCTTTCCTTTGTCTTCGTTGCGCTGGCAGCACTGATCGACTTCGGCGACATCATCGCGCTCGGCGTTGCGGGCGTCGCCGTCGTCATCGCGATCACGTTCGTGTTACGACCGGCCGTCATCTACCTCTCGACGACGGACGAACGGTTCACCCGTAACGAGCGGCTCTTTCTGAGCGCGGTCGGCCCGCGGGGGATCATCCCGGCGAGTGTTGCGACGCTCTTTGCCGTCGAACTCCAGACACTGGGGCGACCGCAAGAAGCACAGTTGCTCGCTGGCACCGTTTTTCTGATTATTTTCGCCACAGTCATCCTGCAGGCAGGTATCGCACGACAGATCGCGGACTACCTCGAAGTATCACCAATGCGCACCATCATCATCGGCGCGGGGCGGGTCGGCCTGTCCCTCGCGGAACGGCTCGAACAGGACGGAGAGAACGTACTGATCATCGACAAAGACCCCGAAGCAGTCCAGAAGTCACGCGAACGTGGCTTTCGAACGATCGAGGGCGACGGCACCGACGCCGACGTGCTCGATCGGGCGGGGATCGACCGGACGAAGACGCTGGTCGCCGCGACGCCCGACGACGACGTGAACCTGCTGGCTTCCCAGCTCGCCAAGACGACCTTCGACGTCGAAAAGATCGCCTCGCGCGTCAACCAGCCGAGCAACGTCGACGCCTTCGAGTCGCTGGGAGTCCGGGCGATCGATCTCTCGATGGCGACCGCGTGGTCGCTGGAGAACGTGCTCGAACGCCCGTCGCTTTCCTCGTGGATGAACGAGATCGGCCGGACTGGCGACGTTCAGGAGATCGAAGTTACGGCGGAAGGACTCGTCGGGAAAACTATCGCCGAACTCAATGCCGAGATACCGGATGGCTGCATCGTCGGGCTATTGACACACTCGGACGGCAAAGCTGAGGTCCCCACTGGCGATCACATACTCGCGGAGGGTGACCGAATTACCTTCATCGGACAGGTCGCTGCCGTCGACCGCGCAGTCAAGCGGTTCCACCCCCATGATTGATGGCGCGAAATCGCAACCTGCGGCTACTCAGCGCCATTGCACAATATTCACAAAACCTTATGTCCGTGCGGTCCCTCACCTCTGACATGGCTAACTCGATGGCTGAACAGCTCCAGCGAGATATGCAGTGTGAGGGGCTACTGGAGTGTATTCACGGACTCAAGCAACTCGACAAGGAGTGTTACAGAGTGCTCGTGGAGAGCGAGGAACCGCTGACGATCGACGAGGTCGGCGAGCAGGTCGACCGGGAGCGCTCGACAGCGTATCGGGCGATCCAGCGCCTGCTCAAGAGTGGCTTCATTCAGAAAGAGCAGGTCAACTACGACGACGGTGGCTACTACCACGTCTACTACCCCACGGACCCCGA harbors:
- a CDS encoding MBL fold metallo-hydrolase is translated as MDDMDFPTPDVDVESIDPNELKAQVDAGEPVTLLDARMEGDYEEWKIDGENVDSINVPYFHFLDDEIPEDVLDQIPKDRELTVLCAKGGASEYVAGSLKELGYDVDHLEEGMNGWARVYEALEVTGYDGAGTLLQYQRPSSGCLGYFVYDDGEAAVIDPLREFTDRYLDDAEELGVELQYAIDTHVHADHISGVRNLADEGVEGVIPEPAVDRGITYAEDMTLAADGDEFAVGDVTIETVYTPGHTSGMTSYLIDDSLLATGDGLFIESVARPDLEEGDEGAPEAASQLYESLQERVLSLPDETLIGGAHFSDAAEPAADGTYTAPIGQLVDEMAALRMDEEEFVDVILSDMPPRPANYEDIIATNLGQREADDEEAFELELGPNNCAASQDSLADD
- a CDS encoding DUF790 family protein, with the protein product MLTKDLLRVSRAGGGYHPQFAGREHRPLAAKAIGTYQGHVDHTAGDLDDALTELEREAEDFKLVRGFAKLLENDAAFETRAPVDPERARRSAFEAAESVGVVTTEERKEALGRAASGLAVSPDEIETSLFADLDDRQVLTSFDARWSPEELIAQYNLSLAQTALFDATEIRVQSSDPKGLVSAVKRLGLLYEVEKTPDGRELVVTGPTGLFRATRRYGTQFARLLRSVAQTDDWTLSARIDDRGTERDLHLSDDDPVRVPGVEPLVEDRYDSGVEADFAARFEALDLDWELVREPEPLAAGASVMIPDFAFDYRFADFRVFFEIMGFWTPEYVETKLSKLDTVEDVELLVAVDESLGAGEAIEARDHGAIPYSGSVRIKDVRDALRRYEADLESASAADLPAELAPEADVLTLADLAERHGVSESAIEDRDFPDHELIGRTLVRPDVLDALAEAIEDGMDYADAEARISEAGIDDASTVLSRLGYRVAWDGLSGGTVQKQ
- a CDS encoding YeeE/YedE family protein, whose product is MSGTRHPLFMPLIYLGGLIFGFGLGFSHMAQPEVVLNFLQFEDFGLVFVMFGAAIVTGLGFVIVPRVLDSAPLTGDSYGRRLKSFDRNVLIGGSIFGVGWGLSGICPGAAYASLGVGNVTILWAVAGMFAGAYLQGVWRSQRADSDATVAGAD
- a CDS encoding OsmC family protein; the encoded protein is MSDDLSTYEMTGTRISPKRMEIDTGNAEFVVGKDVNPVEYFLGAILGCLNSTGTMVARDMDIDIEEMTVGISGGVDYSRYRGEESDARPGLQELDVTISIDADADEATLEEWLAAVKDRCPVTDNVENETSLDLAVEAV
- a CDS encoding DsrE/DsrF/DrsH-like family protein, whose protein sequence is MSTDSSMSTDEDASPDPAEVAALRERVDELEQSLAELDDGDDQKRMTIIATKGTLDMAYPPLILASTAAAFGWDVVVFHTFWGLDILHEEKSENLKLSAVGNPSMPMPNAVAALPGMDAMATRMMRNKIDENGTATIGELIDLSLDQGVDLQACQMTIELMDYDEDDFFDGVTTGVGAATALNHMADADVQLLI
- a CDS encoding SDR family NAD(P)-dependent oxidoreductase; translated protein: MFDFENRVVMVTGGGQGIGAATATLFGEQGANVVVTDVVEEREAVGEAVEDAGGSALVRELDVTDYEQAQSVVKDTVDEFGRVDVLVNNAGIFPTAGVDEMTPEDWQRVIDINLTGTFNCTKAVLPVMRDQEYGRIVNISSASGGKIGWSGELSHYAASKGGVVGFTRSAAIDLGPDGITMNAIVPGMIDTGAAEEVSTDEEIQGAVNMTPVGRQGDPDELAAAIVYLASEPAAFVTGESLVVDGGITLV
- a CDS encoding YeeE/YedE family protein is translated as MIPELVVPALLEAPFPEGISRYAVGGLFVGLGALVIYLGTGISAGASTFLESTLSYVSDRQRFQQYRSSRDWRIVFTLGIISGAAVYALTFQSGLVTSSLYTPGTTGTLREIGGVTIWLTDVQPWRLFLGGVLVGIGTRIGKGCTSGHGVCGVGSASKTSLVGVLTFMLVAIGTAQLVMALGVNP
- a CDS encoding sulfite exporter TauE/SafE family protein; its protein translation is MEVLGLGIELLVLFVGFGFMVGVFFGFFGMGGSFLVTPALLILGYPAPVAIGSSMAFVFGTAVIATMKHHDVGSVDYKLGALMFVGIAVGIEIGKYGVLALDALGQAELVVGTVYVLLLAAIGGLFVRSALRQDAADDGTDADPDEIPEIAKKIKSYNVPPMVTLTDGSKASMWTISGVGGGVGVVSGFLGVGGGFIRMPAIYYLIGVPLAAAVGTSLFGALMSGAVGSFSYGLDGVVDLGVVTALLAGSALGARIGSAATAYVNEADVTIYFGIMLLLASLAVAFGELANWLAMPILDTVSFVLLVGSSAFVTVVIFYYGARTIRTGSHPAATSPEGND
- a CDS encoding sulfurtransferase TusA family protein; the protein is MSSQYDITETLDVKGQSCPMPVVKTKQAADELAEGDILEVVATDSGSMSDIEGWAEGTSGVELLEQVEGDDVYRHYVQKTA
- a CDS encoding universal stress protein, translated to MTLLVPFDGSDLSTAALERAREFGDFTGEEVVALAVVPPDTEFARDRGWLAPDEAFDAKMICTRLRHQQEDVAPEATFRCEETEETDYRATITTDITRTIRQVAAELQASIIFIGSENAGRVSTPLTSVGNPLSEDPRYDIHIVRHADSNQ
- a CDS encoding universal stress protein; this translates as MKAVLATDLSAASEATIESETCLNCLGRIGVEEIHLVTVIPANVHAGMPGIDFEKRRKQGLNRYRDVIESAGLDVETHVVRGTPHRRINGVAETVGAGLTIIGSRGKSPLENRVIGSTARNLARTTVVPLVVNRIERAADDPEVIREHLFQRMLFATDFSANAERAFESFSYLRHATQEATLVHVGTPKDPGLGEGEDPEVELDALAARLEDWGIETETDVRQGDPADEILAAEAEFRPTTILLGSRGHSRLRRLLLGNVSEDVVARADGNVMLVPPERTA
- a CDS encoding DUF7512 family protein, which encodes MIEVLALPGYVQAAILVSVVLVEAVVFYVGYGVLEENLAPTVIEHIQQA
- a CDS encoding alpha/beta fold hydrolase, whose translation is MATEHTDTLEPLDMWIDVDGRHLHYITAGSGSTPVVFLHGGIVDAATLSWGGSIAPFADERRVIALDLPGYGSSSSPETAEYTTAYHTDVLRDFLDALSISPVTLVGVSMGGGIALRYALHNQSRVRKLVLVGSHGLGRGLPHGYLTYILSRLPQLNELSISLLRRNRRIAKLALEGIVHDVDSLSRSVVDEFYRLLQRPDAGMAFRRWRANEISRSGYLTDFSDRLGDLGVPTLLVHGAEDPIFPVEWSRRAADRIPDATLAVRPDCGHWPQREQTEVFNQRVLSFLDGER